Below is a window of Nocardioides sp. S-1144 DNA.
GCTGCGGGCCGTGGGCGTGGCCGCCCGGGTGCAGCGAGATGGAGCCGAGACCGATGCCGGAGCCCTTGCGCGCCTCGTAGTCACCACCGACGTAGAACATGACCTCGTCGCTGTCGACGTTCGAGTGGTAGTAGGGCACCGGGACGGCGAGCTCGTGGTAGTCGACCTTGCGCGGCAGGAAGTTGCAGATCACGAAGTTGTGCCCCTCGAAGACCTGGTGCACCGGCGGCGGCTGGTGGATCTTGCCGGTGATCGGCATGTAGTCGTCGATGTTGAACGTGTAGGGGTAGAGGCAGCCGTCCCACCCGACGACGTCGAAGGGGTGCGTCGCGTAGGTGTAGCGGGTGCCGACGATGCTCCCCGAGACGCGGTGCTTGACCAGCACCTCGACGTCGGTGCGGTCGGGGCCGTCGAGCAGGTGCACGGCGGTGGGACCGTGGAGGTCGCGCTCGCAGTAGGGCGCGTGCTCGAGCAGCTGGCCGTAGCGCGAGAGGTAGCGCCGGGGCGGGGCCACGTGGCTGTTGGCCTCGATCGGGTAGAGCTGCGAGGCCTCGGCCGGCACCCACCGGTGCGTCGTGGCGCGCGGGATGACCACGTAGTCGCCGGCGCGGTAGGCCAGCACGCCGAAGACGGTCTCGACGGTGCCGCTGCCGGACTCGACGTAGACGCACTCGTCGCCGATCGCGTTGCGGTACAGCGGCGAGGCGTCGGTGCCGGTGGTGACGTAGGAGATCCGGACGTCGGCGTTGCCGAGCACCAGCCGCCGGTCGAGGACGGCGTCGGTGCCGGTCACCAGGTCGTGCAGCTTGAGGTGGCGCGGCTTCAACGGGTGGTTG
It encodes the following:
- a CDS encoding homogentisate 1,2-dioxygenase, whose amino-acid sequence is MAHYRQVGEVPPKRHTQHRDPQGRLYYEELMGEEGFSSDSSLLYHRGVPSAISSAEVWELPDQTRVPNHPLKPRHLKLHDLVTGTDAVLDRRLVLGNADVRISYVTTGTDASPLYRNAIGDECVYVESGSGTVETVFGVLAYRAGDYVVIPRATTHRWVPAEASQLYPIEANSHVAPPRRYLSRYGQLLEHAPYCERDLHGPTAVHLLDGPDRTDVEVLVKHRVSGSIVGTRYTYATHPFDVVGWDGCLYPYTFNIDDYMPITGKIHQPPPVHQVFEGHNFVICNFLPRKVDYHELAVPVPYYHSNVDSDEVMFYVGGDYEARKGSGIGLGSISLHPGGHAHGPQPSAIEASLGAEYFEESAVMVDTFAPLELGEGGLAVEDPAYAWTWANSPR